A genomic window from Punica granatum isolate Tunisia-2019 chromosome 2, ASM765513v2, whole genome shotgun sequence includes:
- the LOC116195256 gene encoding histone acetyltransferase MCC1-like isoform X1, producing the protein MVPQGPASGSNYSKISYRPVQLSDLEALLQLHNDVFPTRCESESFQNAVIGHNAFSWVAVDHNRGDGKDDRVIGFVSAHMLPAKESEVADSLISGSSDPQQSVIFILMLGVTETYRKLGIATRLLHEVLKHASKTPICCAVYLHVASYNIPAIQLYKKLSFKCLRTLRDYYDTNGQHDDAYLFVYFPPHRKFQETSSRTAKILSSGVSADLYNAAEGRHEIQQEYQQACFRIAS; encoded by the exons ATGGTCCCACAAGGACCAGCCTCCGGTTCAAACTATTCAAAAATAAGCTACCGGCCGGTTCAGCTGTCCGACCTTGAAGCATTACTGCAACTTCACAATGATGTATTTCCTACCAG GTGTGAATCGGAGTCTTTCCAAAATGCTGTGATTGGACATAACGCCTTTTCTTGGGTTGCTGTTGACCATAACCGAGGCGATGGAAAAGACGATCGAGTCATTGGATTTGTCTCAGCACATATGCTTCCTGCAAAAGAAAGTGAG GTTGCAGATTCGCTCATCTCTGGCTCTTCAGACCCACAGCAGTCagtcatcttcattcttatgCTTGGAGTGACGGAAACTTACAGAAAGCTTGGCATAG CCACTCGGCTCTTGCATGAGGTTCTAAAGCATGCCTCGAAAACTCCCATTTGCTGCGCTGTTTATCTGCACGTGGCATCTTATAACATTCCTGCTATTCAATTGTACAAGAAACTCTCATTCAAATGCCTGCGGACTCTCAGAGATTATTATGACACGAATGGGCAGCATGATGATGCCTACTTGTTTGTCTACTTTCCACCCCACCGTAAGTTTCAGGAAACCAGCTCCCGCACCGCAAAGATCTTGAGCAGTGGCGTTTCTGCTGATT TGTACAATGCAGCAGAGGGTCGTCATGAGATACAACAAGAATACCAGCAAGCTTGTTTTAGGATAGCTAGTTAG
- the LOC116195256 gene encoding histone acetyltransferase MCC1-like isoform X2, producing MVPQGPASGSNYSKISYRPVQLSDLEALLQLHNDVFPTRCESESFQNAVIGHNAFSWVAVDHNRGDGKDDRVIGFVSAHMLPAKESEVADSLISGSSDPQQSVIFILMLGVTETYRKLGIATRLLHEVLKHASKTPICCAVYLHVASYNIPAIQLYKKLSFKCLRTLRDYYDTNGQHDDAYLFVYFPPHLYNAAEGRHEIQQEYQQACFRIAS from the exons ATGGTCCCACAAGGACCAGCCTCCGGTTCAAACTATTCAAAAATAAGCTACCGGCCGGTTCAGCTGTCCGACCTTGAAGCATTACTGCAACTTCACAATGATGTATTTCCTACCAG GTGTGAATCGGAGTCTTTCCAAAATGCTGTGATTGGACATAACGCCTTTTCTTGGGTTGCTGTTGACCATAACCGAGGCGATGGAAAAGACGATCGAGTCATTGGATTTGTCTCAGCACATATGCTTCCTGCAAAAGAAAGTGAG GTTGCAGATTCGCTCATCTCTGGCTCTTCAGACCCACAGCAGTCagtcatcttcattcttatgCTTGGAGTGACGGAAACTTACAGAAAGCTTGGCATAG CCACTCGGCTCTTGCATGAGGTTCTAAAGCATGCCTCGAAAACTCCCATTTGCTGCGCTGTTTATCTGCACGTGGCATCTTATAACATTCCTGCTATTCAATTGTACAAGAAACTCTCATTCAAATGCCTGCGGACTCTCAGAGATTATTATGACACGAATGGGCAGCATGATGATGCCTACTTGTTTGTCTACTTTCCACCCCACC TGTACAATGCAGCAGAGGGTCGTCATGAGATACAACAAGAATACCAGCAAGCTTGTTTTAGGATAGCTAGTTAG